A region from the Triticum aestivum cultivar Chinese Spring chromosome 3D, IWGSC CS RefSeq v2.1, whole genome shotgun sequence genome encodes:
- the LOC123076360 gene encoding protein FAR1-RELATED SEQUENCE 5: MVVKLVDGRWEVVYYVGEHNHKLVDKPSLKKYLRSHQGIPPEEREFLTHLHNCNLTTGRMMHIMSDFYGTELIVPYGTKHITNLKTMLNKDATKEGDMIETVAYFKDQQKDDPDFFYKIKYDEEDRVENIFWVDGAARKAYVEAYHDCISSDTTYMTNMYNMPFAPFIGINRHGQSFMLGCGFVRQEMASSFDWLFETFLEAMNGITPTNIITDQDIAMAQSIKKMFPTSVHRCCRWHIMKKAQEKLGSMLARNPGLSRDFNECVDFSLTPEEFETRWNALLLKYEGMVDTHYENLYNYRATWVPCYFKHQFFPFLQST; encoded by the exons ATGGTGGTGAAACTAGTAGATGGGCGTTGGGAGGTGGTGTACTATGTTGGTGAGCATAACCATAAGTTGGTAGACAAGCCATCTTTGAAGAAGTACTTGCGATCGCACCAAGGGATACCTCCAGAAGAAAGGGAATTCCTAACACATCTTCACAACTGCAATTTAACTACAG GGCGTATGATGCATATTATGTCAGACTTCTATGGCACAGAGCTGATCGTCCCCTATGGTACTAAGCACATTACAAACCTAAAGACAATGTTAAACAAAGATGCCACCAAAGAAGGAGATATGATTGAGACAGTTGCCTACTTCAAAGATCAACAAAAAGATGATCCAGACTTCTTTTATAAGATAAAGTACGATGAGGAGGACAGGGTGGAGAACATTTTCTGGGTTGACGGTGCAGCTAGGAAAGCTTATGTCGAGGCTTATCACGATTGCATCTCGTCCGACACTACATATATGACTAACATGTACAACATGCCTTTTGCCCCGTTTATTGGAATTAATAGACACGGGCAGTCGTTTATGTTGGGCTGCGGCTTTGTTAGGCAAGAAATGGCATCGAGCTTTGATTGGTTGTTTGAGACGTTCCTTGAGGCAATGAACGGTATAACACCAACCAACATCATAACTGACCAAGACATTGCGATGGCACAATCCATCAAAAAGATGTTTCCTACGAGTGTGCATCGTTGTTGCCGTTGGCATATAATGAAGAAGGCACAAGAGAAGCTTGGATCAATGTTGGCACGAAACCCTGGTTTGTCGCGTGATTTCAATGAATGTGTTGACTTCAGCTTGACACCAGAGGAGTTTGAGACAAGATGGAATGCTCTGTTGTTGAAGTATGAGGGTATGGTTGACACCCACTATGAGAATCTATATAACTACCGGGCAACATGGGTTCCTTGTTACTTCAAGCACCAGTTCTTCCCTTTCTTGCAATCAACCTAG